From Geomonas agri, one genomic window encodes:
- the ccoS gene encoding cbb3-type cytochrome oxidase assembly protein CcoS, translating to MNNSLFALIGLSFFLGCGCWLFFLWGVQKGEFSDLERPKHRMLDDDESSIAPRVEASPDPPVPAPEGHDLPLQHHHPETPQAVKAVPHR from the coding sequence ATGAATAATTCCCTTTTCGCACTGATCGGTCTCTCGTTCTTCCTGGGCTGCGGCTGCTGGCTCTTCTTCCTGTGGGGGGTGCAAAAGGGTGAATTCAGCGACCTGGAGCGCCCCAAGCACAGGATGCTGGACGACGACGAGAGCTCCATTGCCCCCCGTGTCGAGGCTAGCCCCGACCCGCCCGTCCCCGCTCCCGAGGGACACGACCTCCCCCTGCAGCACCACCATCCGGAGACCCCGCAGGCGGTGAAGGCGGTGCCGCACCGATAA
- a CDS encoding sulfite exporter TauE/SafE family protein, translating into MLQIWLAFVAGLAGSFHCIGMCGGIVAAISLKDKEGPLRGRLQSQLFYNTGRIVTYTLLGALAGLIGSSLNLMAMKMVFRWFMVGANVMVIMVGLSSALGLSVFNLSTLEGSGARFLTAPMRRALATPSPLASLPLGLMLGLLPCGLVYAPLLVAAGTGSPVTGAATMAAMGLGTVPVMLGFGTASSAVSGALRNAMLRAAGVSIALMGVAGLWRVIGKMAAHH; encoded by the coding sequence ATGCTACAGATCTGGTTGGCGTTCGTGGCCGGCTTGGCCGGCAGCTTCCACTGCATCGGGATGTGCGGCGGCATCGTGGCCGCCATCTCCCTCAAGGACAAGGAAGGCCCCCTCCGGGGGAGGCTCCAGTCCCAGCTCTTCTACAACACCGGCCGCATCGTCACCTACACGCTGCTGGGGGCGCTGGCCGGGCTGATCGGCTCGTCGCTCAATCTGATGGCCATGAAGATGGTGTTCCGCTGGTTCATGGTGGGGGCAAACGTCATGGTGATCATGGTGGGGCTCTCCTCGGCCCTGGGGCTGAGCGTCTTCAACCTCTCCACCCTCGAAGGGAGCGGCGCGCGCTTTCTCACCGCGCCCATGCGCCGCGCCCTCGCCACTCCCTCGCCGCTGGCGTCCCTGCCGCTGGGGCTGATGCTCGGGCTGCTCCCCTGCGGCCTGGTCTACGCGCCCTTGCTGGTCGCCGCCGGGACCGGGAGCCCGGTGACCGGCGCCGCCACCATGGCCGCCATGGGGCTGGGTACCGTGCCGGTGATGCTCGGCTTCGGCACCGCGTCGAGCGCCGTCTCCGGCGCACTGAGAAACGCGATGCTGCGCGCCGCCGGCGTCTCCATCGCCCTCATGGGGGTGGCCGGTCTGTGGCGCGTCATCGGCAAGATGGCGGCGCACCATTGA
- a CDS encoding diguanylate cyclase, with product MNVEGAGEAGRGKILIVDDTTANIEILYQILKGEFDVLFAKSGADGIRMVREHAPDLVLLDIMMPDMDGYEVCRALKQDPVTSHIPVVFVTAMGNDEDETKGLEEGAIDYLTKPIRPAIVVARVRNHLELKRRGDLLEKLSTELAWKNRELEELARQDGLTGVANRRHFDESLRSEIQRAARNGRNLSLIMCDIDHFKKFNDLYGHFAGDKCLQLVGKLLRKSFKRAGEVVARYGGEEFAVILPDTSGELAGHLAERLRLELLAQALPHAHSEFNMVTMSLGVAGALVTREQDQEWFITAADEALYRSKTAGRNRVTVFDQ from the coding sequence ATGAACGTCGAGGGAGCGGGAGAAGCGGGAAGAGGCAAGATCCTGATTGTTGACGACACCACGGCCAACATCGAGATCCTGTACCAGATCCTCAAGGGAGAGTTCGATGTCCTCTTCGCTAAGAGCGGTGCCGATGGCATCCGCATGGTGCGGGAGCATGCGCCGGACTTGGTGCTTTTGGACATCATGATGCCGGACATGGACGGCTACGAGGTCTGCCGCGCCCTGAAGCAGGACCCGGTGACGTCACACATCCCGGTGGTGTTCGTGACCGCGATGGGCAACGACGAGGACGAGACCAAGGGGCTGGAAGAGGGGGCCATCGACTATCTCACCAAGCCGATCCGCCCTGCTATCGTGGTGGCGCGGGTGCGCAACCACCTGGAGCTCAAGCGCAGGGGAGACCTGCTGGAAAAGCTCAGCACGGAGCTGGCCTGGAAGAATCGGGAACTGGAGGAACTGGCGCGCCAGGACGGCCTGACCGGTGTGGCCAACCGGCGCCACTTCGACGAGTCCCTGCGCTCGGAGATCCAGCGCGCCGCGCGCAACGGGCGCAACCTGTCGCTCATCATGTGCGATATCGACCACTTCAAGAAGTTCAACGACCTCTACGGCCACTTCGCCGGTGACAAGTGCCTGCAACTGGTGGGGAAACTGCTCAGGAAGAGTTTCAAGCGGGCGGGGGAGGTGGTGGCGCGCTACGGCGGCGAGGAGTTCGCCGTCATCCTGCCGGACACCAGCGGGGAGTTGGCCGGGCACCTGGCCGAGCGGTTACGGCTGGAACTATTGGCCCAGGCACTGCCGCACGCCCACTCCGAGTTCAACATGGTTACCATGAGCCTGGGCGTGGCCGGAGCGCTGGTAACCCGGGAGCAAGACCAGGAGTGGTTCATCACGGCCGCTGACGAGGCCCTGTACCGTTCCAAGACGGCGGGACGGAACCGGGTGACCGTCTTCGATCAATAG
- a CDS encoding FixH family protein codes for MQKPSTKSPSRWQLAIVLMVATFLLGMGTTMFISIERGSGVTDPDYYQHGLNYAKGKNGAYNEGLDWGMSASLAGSDLQVRVHDEKGAPVTGGRLLFQTRHGNEKEVLTLAETSPGVFVAPWPASGRGELRGELLFTRGESVASQKVVFFN; via the coding sequence ATGCAAAAACCGTCAACAAAATCCCCCTCCCGCTGGCAACTCGCCATCGTGCTCATGGTGGCCACCTTCCTGCTCGGCATGGGGACCACCATGTTCATCTCCATCGAGCGTGGCAGCGGCGTCACTGACCCGGACTACTACCAGCACGGGCTCAACTACGCCAAGGGCAAGAACGGCGCCTACAACGAGGGGCTGGACTGGGGCATGTCCGCCTCACTCGCCGGCAGCGACCTGCAGGTCCGGGTGCATGACGAGAAGGGCGCGCCGGTCACCGGCGGCAGGCTCCTGTTCCAGACCAGGCACGGCAACGAGAAAGAGGTGCTGACCCTGGCGGAAACGTCCCCCGGCGTCTTCGTCGCCCCCTGGCCGGCCTCCGGGCGGGGCGAGTTGCGCGGCGAACTCCTGTTCACCAGGGGAGAGTCGGTGGCCTCCCAGAAAGTGGTGTTCTTCAATTGA
- a CDS encoding heavy metal translocating P-type ATPase has translation MRVPLAPCFHCGGDIPPGMLVEERTPDAVLSFCCHGCHGAYLLISGSGLYDYYRRRDWQETGLIPQAFKGEYRDSYLSRFVHTAAEGSVVDIIIDGIRCASCVWLNEKIIGAIPGVLDARVNYATGRARVRFDPERITPAAIFNRIDQIGYVPRPYTEDAARQAGQRVQKDLLVRFGTAFFLTMQLMAYAFALYAGYFQGIEPQMKAYLQLFSLLVTTPVVFYCGWPFLTGAWRGVCNGAPNMELLIAIGTLSSYGYSVYATFTGGEVYYETAAMIVTLILAGRLLENGAKRRASSGIGRLLELCSGQAQRFVGEQLETVEPTELNPGDLILVAPGERFPVDGTVLEGSSDVDESAATGEPLPQVKKVGDQVIAGSCNLSGALRVHCLRKTGDSFIARVAQLVEEAQSRRAPIQAIADRVSAYFVPAVLTLAVATFCWHYSQGRSIGASLMVALAVLVIACPCALGLATPTAILAGTGAAAALGVIFKGGDVLERLSRVSIAVFDKTGTLTRGAPMLVDIQANAGMTPRQVLFLAAAVECGSLHPIAKAVRDYAARHDIEYPTGTELVTLAGAGVTGRVASETVALGSVSFLERLGVTGIPAELESPEGGMLVGVAHKGRYCGTLTFKDRMRDDAPGMVSYFRRKNIDTLLLSGDRQECTDKVAKSAGVARGIGSLSPADKTREIASLQAQGATVLMVGDGINDAPALSAADVGCAVAGGTDIALETSDLVLAKPDLGRLSLAHRMALRTMAVVRQNLVWAFLYNLIGIPLAMTGRLTPIYAAAAMALSSVCVVGNSLRLMRTPDE, from the coding sequence TTGAGAGTCCCCCTGGCCCCCTGCTTCCACTGCGGCGGCGACATCCCGCCGGGCATGCTGGTCGAGGAGCGCACGCCCGATGCGGTGCTCTCCTTTTGCTGCCACGGCTGTCACGGTGCCTACCTCCTCATCAGCGGATCGGGACTGTACGATTATTACCGCCGGCGCGACTGGCAGGAAACGGGGCTCATCCCGCAGGCCTTCAAGGGTGAGTACCGGGATAGTTACCTGTCCCGCTTCGTCCATACGGCGGCCGAGGGGAGTGTCGTCGACATCATCATCGACGGTATTCGCTGCGCCTCCTGCGTCTGGCTCAACGAAAAGATCATCGGCGCCATTCCCGGCGTGCTCGACGCACGGGTCAACTACGCCACCGGCCGGGCCCGGGTCCGCTTCGATCCGGAGCGGATCACCCCTGCCGCCATCTTCAACCGCATCGACCAGATCGGCTACGTGCCGCGCCCCTACACCGAGGACGCCGCGCGCCAGGCGGGACAGCGGGTACAGAAGGACCTCCTGGTCCGGTTCGGCACCGCCTTCTTCCTCACCATGCAGCTCATGGCCTACGCATTCGCCCTCTACGCGGGATACTTCCAGGGCATCGAGCCGCAGATGAAGGCGTACCTGCAGCTCTTCTCGCTGCTGGTCACCACGCCAGTGGTCTTCTACTGCGGTTGGCCCTTCCTCACCGGGGCCTGGCGCGGCGTCTGCAACGGCGCCCCCAACATGGAGCTCTTGATCGCCATCGGCACCCTCTCCTCGTACGGCTACAGCGTCTACGCGACTTTTACCGGCGGCGAGGTCTACTACGAAACCGCCGCCATGATCGTCACGCTGATCCTCGCCGGCAGGCTCTTGGAAAACGGTGCCAAGAGGCGCGCCTCCAGCGGCATCGGGAGGCTTTTGGAACTCTGCTCGGGACAGGCACAGCGCTTCGTCGGGGAGCAACTGGAGACGGTAGAGCCCACGGAGCTGAACCCGGGAGACCTGATCCTGGTGGCACCGGGGGAGCGTTTTCCCGTGGACGGAACGGTGCTGGAGGGGAGCAGCGACGTGGACGAATCGGCGGCCACGGGTGAACCGCTGCCGCAGGTGAAAAAGGTGGGAGACCAGGTCATCGCCGGGAGCTGCAACCTCTCCGGCGCGCTACGGGTGCACTGCCTCAGGAAGACCGGGGACAGCTTCATCGCCCGGGTGGCGCAGCTGGTGGAAGAAGCGCAGAGCCGGCGCGCCCCGATCCAGGCCATCGCGGACCGGGTCAGCGCCTACTTTGTTCCCGCCGTGCTCACCCTCGCCGTGGCCACCTTCTGCTGGCACTACAGCCAAGGGAGATCGATAGGCGCGAGCCTCATGGTGGCGCTGGCGGTGCTGGTGATTGCCTGCCCCTGCGCGCTGGGCCTGGCTACCCCCACCGCAATTTTGGCCGGCACCGGAGCCGCCGCGGCGCTGGGCGTGATCTTCAAGGGGGGCGACGTGCTGGAACGCTTGAGCCGCGTTAGCATCGCGGTCTTCGACAAGACCGGCACCCTCACCCGTGGCGCCCCCATGCTGGTCGACATCCAGGCCAATGCAGGGATGACGCCACGCCAGGTGCTCTTCCTGGCTGCCGCGGTGGAATGCGGTTCGCTGCACCCCATCGCCAAAGCGGTGCGCGACTACGCCGCCCGGCACGATATCGAGTATCCCACCGGCACCGAGCTGGTGACGCTGGCCGGCGCGGGGGTCACGGGCCGGGTGGCGAGCGAAACGGTGGCACTGGGGAGCGTATCGTTCCTGGAGCGCCTGGGGGTCACGGGCATCCCCGCCGAGCTGGAATCGCCGGAGGGAGGGATGCTGGTCGGCGTGGCGCACAAGGGGCGGTACTGCGGCACCCTCACCTTCAAGGACCGGATGAGGGACGACGCCCCGGGCATGGTCTCTTACTTCCGGCGCAAGAACATCGACACCTTGCTCTTGAGCGGCGACCGCCAGGAGTGCACCGACAAGGTCGCCAAGAGCGCTGGGGTGGCCCGCGGCATCGGCTCGCTCTCGCCGGCGGACAAGACCAGGGAGATCGCGAGTCTTCAGGCGCAGGGGGCAACAGTACTGATGGTGGGTGACGGCATCAACGACGCCCCGGCCCTTTCCGCCGCCGACGTCGGTTGTGCCGTGGCCGGCGGGACTGACATCGCCCTGGAGACCTCGGACCTGGTCCTCGCCAAGCCCGACCTGGGACGCCTCTCGCTGGCGCACCGGATGGCGCTGCGCACCATGGCCGTGGTCCGGCAGAACCTGGTCTGGGCCTTTCTCTACAACCTGATCGGGATCCCGCTCGCCATGACCGGGCGCCTGACCCCGATCTACGCAGCCGCCGCCATGGCGCTTAGTTCCGTGTGCGTGGTCGGCAACTCGCTTAGGCTCATGAGGACACCGGATGAATAA
- a CDS encoding 4Fe-4S dicluster domain-containing protein: MPEQRANNGYHRLMRRVNLFPQGAPDSDLLLRIFSLLCSEQEAALMSQLPLRPFSATKAARVWNLPLQETHALLERLASRSLLLDIERGGRMVYILPPPMAGFFEFSLMRLRPDLDQKELSRLFFHYINVEEAFIRDLFAGGETSLGRVLVNEEAIPDEKACQVLDYERASEVIKSASHIAVGLCYCRQKMVHVGRGCDAPLDICLTLNLAAQSLLRRGVARRVESAEGLDLLQQARDLNLVQCADNVQQQVNFICNCCRCCCEGLIATRRLAIPNAMYSTNFVQVTAPHRCTGCGRCAAVCPVDAITMDAEERQPPLPGPPPPGEGISGVQLLHPEGGGCKGGALKARAATDFCLGCGICVRTCPAGAIRLTSRARRVLTPVNTAHRLVLMAIERGKLQNLIFDNQAYLSHRAMAAILGAILKLPPVKRIMAREQLKSRYLARLLEHVEVDRFSGYE, encoded by the coding sequence GTGCCCGAACAGAGAGCAAACAACGGCTACCACCGCCTGATGCGGCGGGTGAACCTGTTCCCGCAGGGAGCTCCCGATTCCGATCTCCTGCTCAGGATCTTCTCGCTTTTGTGCAGCGAGCAGGAGGCGGCCCTGATGAGCCAGTTGCCTTTGCGCCCGTTTTCGGCGACCAAGGCGGCCAGGGTCTGGAACCTCCCTCTCCAGGAGACGCACGCCCTACTGGAGAGGCTCGCCTCGCGCTCGCTGCTGCTCGACATCGAGCGTGGCGGCAGGATGGTCTACATCCTCCCCCCCCCGATGGCGGGGTTCTTCGAGTTCTCGCTGATGCGGCTGCGCCCGGACCTGGACCAGAAAGAGTTATCACGCCTATTTTTCCACTACATCAACGTCGAGGAAGCCTTCATCCGCGACCTCTTCGCCGGCGGCGAGACCTCGCTGGGGCGGGTACTGGTGAACGAGGAGGCCATCCCCGATGAGAAGGCGTGCCAGGTACTCGACTACGAACGGGCCAGCGAGGTGATCAAGAGCGCGAGCCACATCGCCGTCGGGCTCTGCTACTGCCGGCAGAAGATGGTGCACGTCGGGCGCGGCTGCGATGCGCCCCTGGACATCTGCCTGACCTTGAACCTGGCGGCGCAGTCACTGTTGCGGCGCGGCGTGGCGCGTCGGGTGGAGAGCGCCGAGGGGCTCGACCTCTTGCAACAGGCGCGCGACCTTAACCTGGTGCAGTGCGCCGATAACGTGCAGCAGCAGGTCAACTTCATCTGCAACTGCTGCCGCTGCTGCTGCGAGGGGCTGATTGCGACGCGCAGACTGGCCATCCCCAACGCCATGTACAGCACCAATTTCGTGCAGGTGACGGCACCCCACCGCTGCACCGGCTGCGGCAGATGCGCCGCCGTCTGCCCGGTGGACGCGATCACCATGGACGCCGAAGAAAGACAGCCCCCCCTCCCTGGCCCTCCCCCTCCGGGGGAGGGGATATCCGGCGTACAGCTCCTCCACCCGGAGGGGGGAGGTTGCAAGGGGGGAGCGCTTAAGGCGCGGGCCGCCACTGACTTCTGCCTGGGGTGCGGAATATGCGTACGCACCTGCCCCGCCGGCGCCATCCGGCTCACCAGCCGGGCCAGACGGGTCCTGACGCCGGTCAACACCGCTCACCGCCTGGTGCTGATGGCGATCGAGCGCGGCAAGCTGCAAAACCTCATCTTTGATAACCAGGCCTACCTGAGCCACCGCGCGATGGCGGCCATCCTCGGGGCCATCCTCAAACTGCCGCCGGTCAAGAGGATCATGGCCCGCGAGCAGCTGAAGTCCCGGTACCTGGCACGGCTGCTGGAACACGTCGAGGTGGATCGTTTCTCGGGGTACGAGT
- a CDS encoding cob(I)yrinic acid a,c-diamide adenosyltransferase, producing MKNQGSPPLRIHKLEPKVKQGLTVVITGHGKGKTTSALGMALRACGHGMKVCIIQFMKGDLYAGEWDGVKLLGGQVELHTTGKGFCGILGNPYPRSEHRANAQDAVRLALEKIDGGAFDMVILDEINNALQLQLVDLEQVLEILSHKPPLMHLVLTGRDAHPMVVELADTVSEVVEVKHAYRKEIEPQPGVDY from the coding sequence ATGAAAAACCAGGGAAGCCCGCCGCTGCGGATACATAAGCTGGAACCGAAGGTGAAACAGGGACTGACCGTCGTCATCACCGGTCACGGCAAGGGGAAGACCACCTCCGCGCTGGGCATGGCGCTACGCGCCTGCGGGCACGGCATGAAGGTCTGCATCATCCAGTTCATGAAGGGAGACCTGTACGCGGGGGAATGGGACGGGGTGAAGCTTTTGGGGGGCCAGGTGGAACTGCACACCACCGGCAAGGGGTTCTGCGGCATCCTGGGCAACCCGTATCCCAGGAGCGAACACCGGGCCAACGCGCAGGACGCGGTGCGGCTTGCCCTGGAAAAGATCGATGGCGGCGCCTTTGACATGGTGATCCTGGACGAGATCAACAACGCCCTGCAACTGCAGCTGGTCGACCTGGAACAGGTACTGGAGATCCTGTCCCACAAGCCGCCGCTCATGCATCTCGTGCTCACCGGGCGCGACGCCCATCCCATGGTGGTGGAACTCGCCGACACCGTGAGCGAGGTTGTGGAAGTGAAGCACGCGTACCGCAAGGAAATCGAGCCGCAGCCAGGAGTGGACTATTGA
- a CDS encoding PAS domain S-box protein, whose amino-acid sequence MKNLSLTTKMSLMVSLLVALVLSVMTLCAAWFLEKQYQETVSEQQFSMVSSMAGEIDSKMRMTQLQLEALAKAIPPGLFTSQTLAQRFLEQRPEALALFDSDIFIFDAKGKLLAVNPLEKRLIGRDYSFRDYYREAARSKKTVISEPFITTQQHGHPTVAFIVPVLDVKGEILGMIGGMIDLYKDNLLGKLAHARVGKNGYLYVFNRARVIITHPDQERILKRIPTTAGNRILDEAVAGYEGAGEMITLRGLRAVGAFKRLKSTGWILASTFPLTEAYAPVREAKVLLGCGLVAALVGSVLVCLLFMRRLTAPLLTFIHHVEGITDQDQELEPVVIRTGDEIGTLADAFNRMIAELRRQKESARELRLAIDQAPVTVMVTDRDGRIEYVNPHFTRVTGYSAEEVLGQNPRIVKSGYHPREFYTEMWQTVLSGCKWRGEMRNRRKNGDLYWESALISSVTDDSGEIRNFVAVKEDITERKRAEEALIRSDERIRLLLESTAEAIFGMDLLGNCTFANRACATLLGYSGTEELLGKNMHLLIHHTSPDGTPNPVQECPLYRVLRGEQGLHNNDQVFWRADGTSFAVEYWSYPQLQGGELVGGVVTFFDITERRRAEKELRRATEAAEAATRAKSEFLANMSHEIRTPMNAALGMLYLLRQTELSEQQKDYLDKAQSASGVLLRVINDILDFSKIEAGKMELERIPFRLEQVLSDLRNVVGAIIRDKEIEFTVTAGADIPELLVGDPLRLGQVLLNLTGNAIKFTDKGKVEVAVALVAVEESGATLRFSIADTGIGMDAKQREGLFTPFTQADNSTTRRYGGTGLGLAICRELVQLMEGQVWVESEPGCGSTFSFMARFGLGEGGQAPLAETSAGGDGSLGAPGIRVLLVEDNPINQEVARFILERGGVTVAVARNGAEALSMVHAPGAQYHAVLMDVHMPVMDGLEATRRMRLDPALERLPIIAMTASALPGERLLCREAGMNDQVDKPINVPGLFATLRRWVGTLPGEAESPEPEPLPAGEELPDHVPGLELLRAKARIKDGRLLKKLLVTFHRDNLELVPRIAAAAGVGDLKEARRLIHTVKGSAGNLGAIWLSSAAASLELALLGDDASQVHETLERFAEKLEEVMTSIEQLTGGDTAGTAGTTSVRMECEDPEQVAALARTLARLLASQNMAALSVWEEMRPLLAGELPERLDATLQALDFGDAGAILREIMENLELRT is encoded by the coding sequence ATGAAGAACCTGAGCCTGACAACCAAGATGAGCCTCATGGTGTCCCTACTGGTGGCGCTGGTGCTCTCCGTCATGACGCTATGCGCGGCGTGGTTTTTAGAGAAGCAGTACCAGGAGACCGTGTCGGAGCAGCAGTTCTCCATGGTCAGCTCCATGGCCGGAGAGATCGACAGCAAGATGCGCATGACCCAACTCCAGCTTGAGGCCCTCGCCAAGGCTATTCCCCCCGGCCTCTTCACCAGCCAGACCCTGGCGCAGCGTTTCCTGGAGCAGCGCCCCGAGGCCTTGGCCCTCTTCGACAGCGACATCTTCATCTTTGACGCCAAAGGGAAGCTCCTGGCAGTGAATCCGCTGGAAAAGCGGCTCATCGGCCGCGACTATTCCTTCCGTGATTATTACCGGGAGGCTGCCCGCAGTAAAAAAACGGTTATTTCGGAACCATTCATTACTACCCAGCAGCACGGCCACCCCACCGTTGCCTTCATCGTCCCGGTGCTGGACGTCAAGGGCGAGATACTGGGGATGATCGGCGGCATGATCGACCTGTACAAGGACAACCTCCTCGGCAAGCTCGCTCACGCCCGGGTGGGCAAAAACGGCTACCTCTACGTTTTCAACAGGGCGCGCGTCATCATCACCCATCCGGACCAGGAGCGCATCCTGAAGCGCATCCCCACGACGGCGGGCAACCGCATTCTGGATGAGGCTGTGGCCGGGTACGAGGGAGCCGGGGAGATGATTACCTTGCGCGGCCTCCGCGCGGTGGGCGCCTTCAAGCGGCTGAAAAGCACGGGGTGGATCCTCGCCTCCACCTTCCCCCTCACCGAGGCCTATGCGCCGGTGCGGGAGGCTAAGGTGCTCCTGGGATGCGGTTTGGTCGCGGCACTGGTCGGGAGCGTCCTGGTCTGCCTGTTGTTCATGAGACGGCTGACCGCACCGCTTTTGACCTTCATCCACCACGTTGAGGGGATCACGGACCAGGATCAGGAACTGGAGCCGGTGGTGATCCGGACTGGCGATGAAATCGGCACCCTGGCGGACGCTTTCAACCGCATGATCGCTGAGTTACGTCGGCAGAAGGAATCGGCGCGCGAACTGCGCCTGGCGATCGATCAGGCTCCGGTGACGGTGATGGTCACCGACCGAGACGGCCGCATTGAGTACGTCAACCCCCATTTCACCAGGGTGACCGGTTACAGCGCCGAGGAGGTGCTGGGGCAGAACCCGAGGATCGTGAAATCGGGATATCACCCCAGGGAGTTCTACACCGAGATGTGGCAGACCGTCCTCTCTGGCTGCAAGTGGCGCGGCGAGATGCGCAACCGGCGCAAAAACGGCGACCTCTACTGGGAGAGCGCCTTGATCTCCTCGGTCACCGACGATAGCGGCGAGATCAGGAACTTCGTCGCGGTGAAGGAGGACATCACCGAGAGGAAGCGCGCCGAGGAGGCCCTGATAAGAAGCGACGAGCGGATCAGGCTCCTGCTGGAATCGACGGCCGAGGCGATCTTCGGCATGGACCTCCTCGGCAACTGCACCTTCGCCAATCGCGCCTGCGCCACCCTGCTTGGCTACTCCGGCACCGAAGAGCTGCTGGGCAAGAACATGCACCTGCTCATCCACCATACCTCACCCGACGGCACACCCAACCCGGTGCAGGAGTGTCCACTCTACCGCGTGCTGCGCGGGGAGCAGGGGCTGCACAACAATGATCAGGTGTTCTGGCGTGCAGACGGCACCAGCTTCGCTGTCGAATACTGGTCGTATCCCCAACTACAGGGGGGGGAGCTGGTGGGAGGGGTGGTGACCTTCTTCGACATCACGGAAAGAAGGCGGGCGGAAAAGGAACTGCGTCGCGCCACCGAGGCGGCCGAGGCGGCCACCCGTGCCAAGAGCGAGTTCCTGGCCAATATGAGCCACGAGATCCGCACCCCTATGAACGCGGCGCTGGGCATGCTGTACCTTTTGCGGCAAACCGAACTCTCCGAACAGCAGAAGGATTACCTGGACAAGGCGCAGAGCGCTTCCGGGGTGCTGCTGCGGGTCATCAACGACATCCTCGACTTCTCCAAGATCGAGGCGGGCAAGATGGAGTTGGAGCGCATCCCGTTCCGGCTGGAGCAGGTACTCTCCGATCTGCGGAACGTGGTGGGGGCGATCATCAGGGACAAGGAGATCGAGTTCACCGTGACCGCCGGCGCCGACATCCCGGAACTGCTGGTGGGGGACCCGCTCCGGCTCGGGCAGGTGCTGTTGAACCTCACCGGCAATGCCATTAAGTTCACCGATAAAGGGAAGGTCGAGGTGGCGGTGGCGCTCGTGGCAGTGGAAGAGTCAGGCGCCACGCTGCGCTTCTCGATCGCGGACACGGGTATCGGCATGGATGCGAAGCAGCGGGAGGGACTGTTCACTCCCTTCACCCAGGCCGACAACTCCACCACGCGCCGCTATGGCGGCACCGGGCTGGGGCTCGCCATCTGCCGGGAACTGGTGCAGCTCATGGAAGGGCAGGTGTGGGTGGAGAGCGAGCCGGGGTGCGGCAGCACCTTCAGCTTCATGGCCCGGTTCGGGCTGGGCGAGGGGGGGCAGGCCCCGCTTGCCGAGACGTCAGCCGGTGGAGATGGCTCCCTGGGCGCTCCCGGCATCCGGGTCCTTTTGGTGGAGGACAACCCGATCAACCAGGAGGTAGCCCGGTTCATCCTGGAGCGGGGCGGCGTTACGGTGGCTGTGGCCCGTAACGGCGCCGAGGCGCTTTCCATGGTGCACGCCCCGGGGGCGCAGTACCATGCCGTGCTCATGGACGTGCACATGCCGGTCATGGACGGCCTGGAGGCGACCCGGCGCATGCGGCTCGACCCTGCGCTGGAGCGGCTTCCCATCATTGCCATGACCGCCAGCGCGCTGCCGGGGGAACGCCTGCTCTGCCGCGAGGCGGGCATGAACGACCAAGTAGACAAACCGATCAACGTGCCGGGGCTGTTCGCCACCCTGAGGCGCTGGGTGGGGACGTTGCCAGGGGAAGCGGAGTCCCCGGAACCGGAGCCGCTGCCGGCCGGCGAGGAACTGCCCGATCACGTACCCGGACTGGAGCTGCTGCGGGCTAAGGCGCGCATCAAGGACGGCAGGCTCCTCAAGAAGCTGCTGGTGACCTTCCATCGCGATAACCTGGAGCTGGTGCCGCGCATCGCCGCGGCCGCCGGCGTGGGTGACCTGAAAGAGGCCCGGCGACTGATTCACACGGTGAAGGGGAGCGCGGGGAACCTGGGTGCCATCTGGCTCAGCAGCGCTGCGGCCTCGCTGGAGCTTGCCCTGCTGGGAGACGACGCGAGCCAGGTTCACGAGACCCTGGAGCGGTTCGCCGAAAAGCTGGAGGAGGTGATGACCTCGATCGAGCAACTGACCGGGGGGGACACGGCAGGGACGGCGGGAACAACGTCGGTGCGCATGGAGTGCGAGGATCCTGAGCAGGTGGCAGCCCTGGCGCGCACCCTGGCCCGCCTGCTGGCGAGCCAGAACATGGCGGCCTTGTCGGTGTGGGAAGAGATGCGCCCCCTGCTGGCGGGGGAACTGCCGGAGCGGCTGGACGCCACGCTGCAGGCGCTTGATTTCGGGGACGCCGGCGCCATCTTGCGGGAAATCATGGAAAACCTGGAGCTAAGGACATGA